In the Arachis ipaensis cultivar K30076 chromosome B10, Araip1.1, whole genome shotgun sequence genome, one interval contains:
- the LOC107622889 gene encoding pathogenesis-related protein 5 yields the protein MANPYSAVLKLTFIFLVIASAPELGGSSKSVTIVNYCKETVWPGITPSENFSGDGFTLKPGQSAVYTAPAGWSGRIWARTGCDFDKNGNGDCQTGGCGGNINCTGPGTPPSTIAEFTLGDGKPDFYDVSLVDGFNLPIAVKAVNGSGNCSTAGCDGDLRNNCPSQLTVKKNDKVIACRSACDVFNTDEYCCRGIYEDPAMCSSSNYSKIFKQVCPVAYSFARDDPTSVMTCTGADFIVTFCGSRNQTVCSYHGKQLLCNGSNSKGFKTKPDWWWVFLLLVAYVSKLCLS from the exons ATGGCTAATCCTTATAGTGCAGTTCTCAAACTCACTTTCATCTTCCTTGTCATTGCATCCG CACCAGAACTTGGTGGAAGCAGTAAATCAGTGACCATAGTGAATTACTGCAAGGAAACAGTATGGCCAGGGATTACACCAAGTGAGAACTTTAGTGGTGATGGCTTCACACTGAAACCAGGGCAATCAGCAGTGTACACCGCACCGGCCGGATGGAGTGGCAGGATATGGGCAAGAACAGGATGTGATTTCGACAAGAACGGCAATGGTGATTGCCAAACAGGTGGCTGCGGCGGCAATATAAACTGCACCGGCCCAGGAACCCCACCTTCCACCATAGCAGAGTTCACACTCGGTGATGGTAAACCTGATTTCTATGATGTTAGCCTTGTTGACGGCTTCAACTTGCCTATTGCAGTGAAAGCTGTGAATGGCTCTGGGAATTGCAGCACTGCTGGCTGCGACGGCGACTTGAGGAATAACTGTCCTTCGCAGCTGACGGTGAAGAAAAACGACAAAGTCATTGCTTGTAGGAGCGCCTGTGATGTCTTCAACACTGATGAGTATTGCTGCAGAGGCATATATGAGGACCCTGCTATGTGTTCTTCTTCAAACTACTCCAAGATTTTCAAACAAGTGTGCCCTGTAGCTTATAGTTTTGCACGTGATGACCCAACCAGTGTTATGACATGCACTGGAGCAGATTTCATTGTCACATTCTGTGGATCAAG GAATCAAACCGTGTGTTCTTATCATGGCAAGCAGCTTTTATGCAATGGCTCAAATTCAAAAGGCTTTAAGACAAAACCAGATTGGTGGTGGGTCTTCTTGCTCTTAGTGGCATATGTGTCCAAGTTATGCTTATCTTAG
- the LOC107621885 gene encoding elongation of fatty acids protein 3-like gives MSNILAALEYWLVNHPTIKNFTWTPGKTMASTPQFLCFTILSYLSSIFILPQMKSLPSIPQSILRPISAVHNTSLLLLSFVMALGCLLSTISHAPHVHWIICFPPQTKPTGPIFFWAYIFYLSKILEFMDTLLIILSNSIQRLSFLHVYHHSNVVIMCYIWLQTSQTLFPAVLFTNASVHVLMYAYYLSCALGVRPKWKKLVTNIQIMQFYSSFVVLSLMLYYHFTGSGCSGVWGWTFNVVFYSSLLVLFVDFHKKNYGSTANSKKKFTLNNVKQDYSKGLFCAYHIS, from the coding sequence atgagtaaCATATTGGCAGCATTAGAGTACTGGTTAGTGAACCACCCTACAATCAAGAACTTCACATGGACGCCAGGGAAAACCATGGCCTCAACTCCACAGTTTCTCTGCTTCACAATCCTCTCCTACCTGTCGTCCATCTTCATCCTCCCTCAAATGAAATCCCTGCCGTCCATCCCCCAATCCATCCTCAGGCCAATCTCAGCCGTCCACAACACATCCCTCCTCCTCCTCTCCTTCGTCATGGCCCTTGGCTGCCTCCTCTCCACCATCTCGCATGCACCTCACGTCCACTGGATCATCTGCTTCCCACCGCAAACCAAGCCCACTGGGCCCATATTCTTTTGGGCCTACATCTTCTACCTCTCCAAGATCCTTGAGTTCATGGACACACTCCTCATCATCCTCAGCAACTCCATCCAACGGCTCTCGTTTCTCCACGTGTACCACCACTCCAACGTGGTCATCATGTGCTACATATGGTTGCAAACCTCGCAAACACTCTTCCCGGCGGTACTCTTTACCAACGCCTCCGTGCATGTGCTAATGTACGCCTACTACTTATCGTGCGCGCTAGGAGTGAGACCTAAGTGGAAGAAGCTTGTGACGAATATCCAGATCATGCAGTTCTACTCCAGCTTCGTTGTTCTGAGTTTGATGCTTTACTACCACTTCACGGGTTCAGGGTGCTCTGGTGTTTGGGGTTGGACCTTCAATGTCGTTTTCTATTCCTCTCTTTTGGTCTTGTTCGTTGACTTTCACAAAAAGAATTATGGTAGTACTGCAAACTCCAAGAAAAAGTTTACTCTCAACAACGTTAAGCAGGATTATTCCAAGGGCTTGTTTTGTGCTTATCACATCTCATGA